From Nocardia sp. XZ_19_385, the proteins below share one genomic window:
- a CDS encoding SDR family oxidoreductase, whose protein sequence is MNSPTVFITGAAAGIGRATALLFAAQGYQVGAYDIDEVGLSRLAAELTEAGGTVHTGVLDVTNATQWSERLAEFHDATGRLDILINNAGILRAGAFEDIEPAVHRAIIEVNVVGVINGTHAAFPYLRDTPGAQVVNLCSASAIYGQPELSSYGASKSAVKSLTEALDLEWERHDIRVLAIWPLFVATAMVDGVETGTTQSLGVHLTAADVASGIWAAVSKRGRLPKVHYEIGVQAKLLAAAGKYSPNWATRTVNKYLAKR, encoded by the coding sequence ATGAACTCACCGACGGTGTTCATCACCGGTGCGGCCGCGGGTATCGGGCGGGCCACGGCACTGCTTTTCGCTGCGCAGGGCTATCAGGTCGGCGCGTACGACATCGACGAAGTGGGCCTCTCCCGCCTGGCCGCGGAGCTCACCGAGGCCGGTGGCACGGTGCACACCGGCGTCCTTGATGTGACGAACGCCACGCAGTGGTCCGAGCGCCTCGCCGAATTCCATGACGCGACAGGCCGGCTCGACATCCTGATCAACAACGCGGGCATCCTGCGCGCGGGCGCGTTCGAAGACATCGAACCGGCCGTGCACCGCGCCATCATCGAAGTCAACGTCGTCGGCGTCATCAACGGCACGCACGCCGCCTTCCCTTATCTCCGGGACACCCCGGGCGCACAGGTGGTGAACCTGTGCTCGGCCTCGGCGATCTACGGCCAGCCCGAACTCAGCAGCTACGGCGCCTCCAAGTCCGCGGTAAAAAGCCTCACCGAGGCACTGGATCTGGAATGGGAACGCCACGACATCCGGGTGCTGGCGATCTGGCCGCTGTTCGTCGCCACCGCCATGGTGGACGGCGTGGAGACCGGGACCACGCAATCCCTCGGCGTCCACCTGACCGCGGCGGACGTGGCGAGCGGTATCTGGGCCGCCGTCAGCAAGCGCGGCCGGCTGCCGAAGGTGCACTACGAGATCGGCGTCCAGGCCAAGCTGCTGGCCGCGGCGGGCAAGTACTCGCCCAACTGGGCCACCCGCACGGTCAACAAATACCTGGCCAAACGCTGA
- a CDS encoding lipase family protein: MSIDAITDTAPQRMREHRISATPARGNAAQVLLNSAQILVNSAQILLNSAQLLSSKTPPLPSADPFHRPPKGFANRPAGTVLRSRKIELALFGVVPQQVSAWQLLYRSTDMHGEPEAAVTTVLLPAGADPAENRPLLAFQTAMDAVTEKCAPSYALRRGARAIGAVTQFEWLLVANALRRGWAVSIADHEGPHGNFGAPREPGYRALDGVRAALNFAPLGLHAGTQVAAWGYSGGGMASSWLAEMAPTYAPELNIVGAVLGAPVGDPGQVFLRLNGTPFAGLPAVVIAALHKLYPALGAVVREGLTADGHKFVAHAESSTPVGSIVGLANKKLGDFLTGEPLEQMLDAPEFKAMFDDLRLGNSTPSCPLLVVQPVHDQVIHMDGVDGQVTRYRAGGANVTYVRDRLSEHFSMLVLHTPISLAWLADRLAGEPATADTDITVWSVLASSAGIRGLLEMASTTARVVLGQPLRDQTGHPISITRERAA, encoded by the coding sequence ATGAGCATCGACGCCATTACCGACACCGCGCCACAGCGCATGCGCGAGCACCGGATCAGCGCGACGCCCGCCCGCGGCAACGCCGCCCAGGTCCTGCTGAACTCCGCGCAGATCCTGGTGAATTCCGCCCAGATCCTGCTGAATTCGGCGCAGCTGCTGTCGAGCAAGACCCCGCCGCTGCCCAGCGCGGACCCGTTCCACCGGCCGCCCAAGGGATTCGCGAACCGTCCCGCCGGTACCGTCCTGCGCAGCCGAAAGATCGAACTCGCCCTGTTCGGTGTTGTACCGCAGCAGGTTTCGGCCTGGCAGCTGCTCTACCGCAGCACCGATATGCACGGCGAGCCCGAGGCCGCCGTCACCACGGTGCTGCTGCCCGCGGGCGCGGACCCGGCGGAAAATCGGCCGCTGCTCGCCTTCCAGACCGCGATGGACGCGGTCACCGAGAAGTGCGCACCCTCCTACGCTTTGCGCCGCGGCGCGCGCGCCATCGGCGCGGTCACCCAGTTCGAATGGCTGCTCGTCGCCAACGCGCTGCGCCGCGGCTGGGCGGTGTCGATCGCCGATCACGAAGGGCCGCACGGGAATTTCGGCGCGCCCCGCGAACCCGGCTACCGCGCACTCGACGGTGTCCGCGCCGCCCTGAATTTCGCGCCGCTCGGGCTGCATGCCGGCACCCAGGTCGCGGCCTGGGGTTACTCCGGTGGCGGCATGGCCAGTTCCTGGCTGGCCGAGATGGCGCCGACCTACGCGCCGGAGCTCAATATCGTCGGCGCGGTGCTCGGCGCGCCGGTCGGCGACCCGGGCCAGGTCTTCCTGCGGCTCAACGGAACTCCCTTCGCCGGGCTGCCCGCCGTCGTCATCGCGGCCCTGCACAAGCTCTATCCCGCGCTCGGCGCCGTGGTCCGCGAGGGCCTCACCGCCGACGGGCACAAGTTCGTCGCGCACGCGGAAAGCTCCACCCCCGTCGGCTCGATCGTCGGGCTCGCCAACAAGAAGCTCGGCGACTTCCTCACCGGCGAGCCGCTGGAGCAGATGCTCGACGCCCCCGAGTTCAAAGCCATGTTCGATGATCTGCGTCTGGGCAACTCCACCCCCAGTTGTCCGCTGCTGGTGGTGCAACCGGTGCACGATCAGGTCATCCACATGGATGGCGTAGACGGACAGGTGACGCGTTACCGCGCGGGCGGCGCGAACGTGACCTACGTCCGCGACCGCCTCAGCGAGCACTTCTCCATGCTGGTGCTGCACACCCCGATCAGCCTGGCCTGGCTCGCTGACCGTCTCGCCGGGGAGCCCGCTACCGCTGATACCGACATCACAGTCTGGTCGGTCCTCGCCTCCTCGGCCGGAATACGCGGACTGCTGGAGATGGCATCGACAACAGCTCGCGTCGTGCTGGGTCAGCCGCTCCGCGACCAAACTGGGCATCCGATCTCCATCACGCGTGAACGGGCAGCCTGA
- the trmB gene encoding tRNA (guanosine(46)-N7)-methyltransferase TrmB, translated as MNDAANHTDESVPGPSTAAVPLDAGRRSTTGSRLYPRVTSFRSRRGALTPNQQESWDRMWPKIGREIGDELLDADAWFGRSAPLVIEIGCGTGTATAEMAQAEPHLNLIGIEVYKPGLAQLVQRIERADIDNIRVLRGDAVDVLENMVAENSLTGVRVFFPDPWPKARHHKRRLLQPATLSLIASRLRPGGVLHVATDHADYAEWIAAVGAGESQFIGLNEATGGVSAEHRETAPIGFDRPVTKFEGKAHRAGSAITEFIWGKIE; from the coding sequence GTGAACGACGCCGCCAACCATACTGACGAGTCGGTTCCGGGGCCGTCCACTGCCGCGGTCCCCCTCGACGCCGGACGACGATCCACCACCGGCTCCCGCCTGTACCCCCGGGTCACCAGCTTCCGCTCCCGCCGCGGGGCGCTGACCCCGAACCAGCAGGAGTCCTGGGACCGGATGTGGCCCAAGATCGGCCGCGAGATCGGCGACGAGCTGCTGGACGCCGACGCCTGGTTCGGCCGCTCCGCACCGCTGGTCATCGAGATCGGCTGTGGCACCGGAACCGCCACCGCCGAGATGGCCCAGGCCGAGCCGCACCTGAACCTCATCGGCATCGAGGTGTACAAACCGGGGCTGGCCCAGCTCGTGCAGCGCATCGAGCGCGCGGACATCGACAACATCCGGGTGCTGCGCGGCGACGCCGTCGACGTCCTCGAAAATATGGTTGCGGAGAATTCGCTTACCGGCGTCCGGGTCTTCTTCCCGGACCCGTGGCCGAAGGCCCGCCACCACAAGCGCCGGCTGTTGCAGCCCGCCACGCTTTCCCTCATCGCCAGCCGCCTGCGGCCCGGCGGTGTGTTGCATGTCGCCACCGACCATGCCGACTACGCCGAGTGGATCGCCGCGGTAGGCGCCGGAGAATCCCAGTTCATCGGCCTGAACGAGGCCACCGGCGGCGTCAGCGCGGAGCATCGCGAGACCGCTCCGATCGGGTTCGACCGCCCTGTCACGAAATTCGAAGGCAAGGCACATCGCGCCGGAAGCGCCATCACCGAGTTCATATGGGGCAAGATCGAATGA
- a CDS encoding NYN domain-containing protein encodes MIASELAAEVTDVAGEVQGPEVLSVSTPDVRRVLLVWDAPNLDMGLGAILGGRPTAAYRPRFDALGRWLLARTAELSVGGQGRVEPEATVFTNIAPGTADVVRPWVEALRNVGYAVFAKPKVDEDSDVDADMLGHIELRSRGAGLAGIMVASADGQAFREPLEKLAAHGIPVQVLGFREHASWAVTSDTLEFIDLEDIPGVFREPLPRVSLESLPDEGAWLQPFRPLSALLTSRPAQGVA; translated from the coding sequence ATGATCGCCAGTGAGTTGGCCGCCGAGGTCACCGATGTTGCCGGGGAGGTGCAGGGCCCCGAGGTTCTGAGCGTCTCGACGCCGGACGTACGCCGGGTCCTGCTCGTCTGGGACGCGCCGAATCTCGATATGGGCCTCGGCGCCATCCTCGGCGGAAGACCGACCGCCGCCTATCGCCCCCGCTTCGACGCGCTCGGCCGCTGGCTGCTCGCGCGCACCGCCGAACTCTCGGTCGGCGGCCAGGGCCGGGTGGAACCGGAAGCCACCGTCTTCACCAATATCGCGCCCGGCACCGCCGATGTGGTGCGGCCGTGGGTGGAGGCGCTGCGCAATGTCGGTTACGCGGTCTTCGCCAAGCCGAAGGTCGACGAGGACTCCGATGTCGACGCCGACATGCTGGGCCACATCGAGCTACGCAGTCGCGGCGCCGGACTGGCCGGGATCATGGTCGCCTCCGCGGACGGCCAGGCCTTCCGCGAACCACTGGAAAAACTTGCCGCGCACGGCATCCCCGTACAAGTATTGGGGTTTCGCGAGCACGCGAGTTGGGCCGTCACATCGGATACCCTCGAGTTCATCGATCTCGAGGACATCCCGGGTGTGTTCCGTGAACCATTGCCACGGGTCAGCCTCGAGTCGCTGCCCGACGAGGGTGCTTGGCTGCAGCCGTTCCGGCCGCTGTCGGCACTGCTCACCTCTCGCCCCGCCCAAGGAGTCGCTTAG